In Rariglobus hedericola, the following proteins share a genomic window:
- the atzF gene encoding allophanate hydrolase has protein sequence MSTDTAIWIHRLNTAEQARFTPTASTGPLAGLTFAIKDNIDLVGIPTTAACPGFTYTPSASAHVVQNLLTAGALPVGKTNLDQFATGLVGTRSPHGAPRCVFNSDYISGGSSSGSAVAVASGLVDFALGTDTAGSGRVPAAFNQIIGLKPTKGRLSTRGVVPACRSLDCVSIFARDIATTTRVLAAAEGYDPADPFSRPKPNCHLIGDTSSGKPRLGAPRADQLEWFGNTESPALFATALDRLRALGAEIIEVDFAPFLDAARLLYEGPWTAERYAAVGEFIEQHSATPEAARAAGLDPTVAKIILGGKTASAVDAFRATYRLAELRRAADTILPTVDALVAPTAGTIYTVAEMEADPIRLNSNLGRYNNFMNLLDLCGLTVPAGRYTFGPGFGITFIAPAWQDAQLLVLGARYLGENTQPVCNLISDKPAAPPSPASPSPVASEITLAVCGAHLRGQPLHHQLTTLGARFLAATTTSARYQLYALAHTTPPKPGLVRIASDESGGAPIAVETYALTLEAFGRFTAAVPAPLVIGNAELNDGTWVKSFLCEPHALNGARNISSLGGWLAYLGSPR, from the coding sequence ATGAGCACCGATACCGCGATCTGGATTCATCGCCTCAACACAGCCGAACAAGCTCGCTTCACGCCCACCGCCTCGACGGGCCCGTTGGCTGGCCTGACCTTCGCGATCAAAGACAACATTGACCTCGTGGGCATCCCCACGACCGCCGCCTGCCCGGGCTTCACCTACACTCCCTCCGCCTCCGCCCACGTCGTCCAAAACCTCCTCACCGCCGGCGCGCTTCCTGTCGGCAAGACCAACCTCGACCAATTCGCCACCGGCCTCGTCGGCACGCGCTCACCCCACGGCGCTCCGCGCTGCGTATTCAACTCTGACTACATCTCTGGCGGCTCTTCCAGCGGCTCCGCCGTCGCCGTCGCCTCCGGACTCGTCGATTTCGCCCTCGGCACCGACACCGCCGGCTCCGGACGCGTCCCGGCCGCCTTCAACCAGATCATCGGACTCAAACCCACCAAGGGTCGTCTCTCCACCCGCGGCGTCGTCCCCGCCTGCCGGTCCCTCGACTGCGTCTCGATCTTCGCCCGCGACATCGCCACCACCACCCGCGTCCTCGCCGCCGCCGAAGGCTACGACCCCGCCGATCCTTTTTCCCGCCCCAAACCAAATTGTCACCTAATAGGTGACACTTCCTCCGGGAAACCCCGCCTCGGCGCCCCTCGCGCCGATCAGCTCGAGTGGTTCGGCAACACCGAGTCGCCTGCGCTGTTCGCCACCGCCCTCGACCGCCTGCGCGCTCTCGGCGCTGAAATCATCGAGGTCGATTTCGCGCCGTTCCTCGACGCCGCACGCCTCCTCTACGAAGGCCCGTGGACTGCCGAGCGTTATGCGGCCGTCGGTGAATTCATCGAGCAACACTCTGCCACGCCCGAAGCCGCACGCGCCGCCGGACTCGATCCCACGGTCGCCAAAATCATCCTCGGCGGAAAAACCGCATCCGCCGTCGACGCCTTCCGCGCCACCTACCGTCTCGCCGAACTCCGACGCGCCGCCGACACCATCCTCCCCACCGTCGACGCGCTCGTCGCTCCCACGGCCGGCACGATCTACACCGTCGCCGAAATGGAAGCCGATCCGATCCGCCTGAACTCGAATCTCGGCCGCTACAACAATTTCATGAACCTCCTCGACCTCTGCGGACTCACCGTCCCCGCCGGTCGTTACACGTTCGGCCCCGGCTTCGGCATCACGTTCATCGCCCCCGCCTGGCAAGACGCACAACTCCTCGTCCTCGGCGCCCGCTATCTCGGCGAAAACACCCAACCGGTTTGTAACTTAATAAGTGACAAACCCGCCGCTCCCCCTTCGCCCGCGTCGCCCTCGCCAGTCGCATCCGAGATCACGCTCGCCGTCTGCGGTGCGCACTTGCGCGGGCAACCCCTCCACCACCAGCTCACGACACTCGGAGCCCGCTTCCTCGCCGCAACCACCACCTCGGCGCGTTACCAACTTTACGCGCTCGCCCACACCACGCCGCCCAAACCCGGACTCGTGCGCATCGCCTCCGATGAATCCGGTGGCGCTCCCATCGCGGTGGAGACTTACGCGCTCACCCTTGAAGCCTTCGGACGCTTCACAGCCGCCGTTCCCGCGCCCCTTGTTATCGGTAATGCCGAACTGAATGACGGAACGTGGGTCAAAAGCTTTCTCTGCGAACCTCACGCCCTCAACGGCGCTCGCAACATCTCCTCTTTGGGCGGCTGGCTGGCTTATTTGGGCAGCCCCCGCTGA
- the uca gene encoding urea carboxylase gives MFSKVLIANRGAIACRVIRTLKKMGIASVAVYSDADRHSLHVSQADEAIHIGPSPAAQSYLDADKILAAAKATGAQAIHPGYGFLSENAAFVEACEAAGIAFIGPRAAQMRQLGPKHSARALAKAHGVPLLPGTDLLPDLETAKREAARIGYPVMLKSTGGGGGIGMSLIRKPAELAPAFESVVRLAKNNFKDGGVFLEKFVEHARHIEVQILGDSHGHVVALGERDCSVQRRNQKVVEETPAPGLTADQRTELLACAARLGTAAGYTNAGTVEFVYDNATGHFYFLEVNTRLQVEHGVTEEVTGIDLVEWMILSAAGELDLRNYVPSATGASIQVRLYAEDAGKNFQPAAGTLTDVHFQSSARIETWVETGSEVSAFYDPMIAKIIVRGTDRADALARLDSALADTRVYGLETNLPYLRQIIASEGFHTGSVTTKYLNGLPFVPSTIEVLEGGTQTTVQDYPGRIGYWDVGVPPSGPMDNLSFRLANRLVGNPDTAAALELTVNGPSLRFNTAAVVALTGAHMPATLDNKPVAPHRAFRIRAGQTLRIGSVSGAGLRAYLAIRHGLDVPDYLGSKSTFTLGLFGGHSGRALRTGDVLRVHTSTPGGVTTDAPLLRAPAAIQPPLTREWSIGVLYGPHGAPDFFTEADISVLLTTAYEVHYNSARTGVRLIGPKPEWARRDGGEAGLHPSNIHDNAYAIGAVDFTGDMPIILGPDGPSCGGFVCPFTIVQAELWKMGQLKPGDKVRFVALTAQHARELAYAQESTIETLRPSRTSKPLSREGYEGSEGSNQSSKTPNPSSEPSLPSHPSRDTPPEPAVLHELPARPTAPAAVYRRQGDANLLIEYGPLQLDIAMRMRVHALQTWLERHKVPGLIDLTPGIRSLQVHFDYRLLPMERLLEILLRAESELPAIDDIEVPSRIVHLPLSWEDESTLLAIRKYMQIVRKDAPWCPSNLEFIRRINDLPNLEEVYRICFDASYLVLALGDVYLGAPVATPVDPRHRLVTTKYNPARTWTPENAVGIGGAYLCIYGMEGPGGYQFIGRTCQMWNRHKQTADFTDGKPWLLRFFDQIKFYPVSNAELTQFREDFPQGRVKLRIEETTFKLRDYQRFLSENEATITAFKTHQQPAFEAERQRWIDSGQINFSASDESASSLDESAIPEGCVALPAHIPGNVWKILVSPNDTVTEGQPLVILESMKMEVTVSATRAGVIREIRCAEGRPVNAGETLIVLEG, from the coding sequence ATGTTTTCAAAAGTCCTCATCGCCAACCGCGGAGCCATCGCTTGCCGCGTCATCCGCACGCTCAAGAAAATGGGCATCGCCAGCGTCGCCGTCTATTCCGACGCCGACCGCCACAGCCTCCACGTCTCCCAAGCCGACGAAGCCATCCACATCGGCCCGTCCCCCGCCGCGCAAAGCTACCTCGACGCTGACAAAATCCTCGCCGCCGCCAAGGCCACCGGCGCCCAAGCCATCCACCCCGGCTACGGCTTCCTCTCCGAAAACGCCGCCTTCGTCGAAGCCTGCGAAGCCGCCGGCATCGCCTTCATCGGCCCCCGCGCCGCGCAGATGCGCCAGCTCGGCCCCAAACACTCCGCCCGCGCCCTCGCCAAGGCCCACGGTGTTCCCCTTCTCCCCGGCACCGACCTCCTCCCCGACCTAGAAACCGCGAAACGCGAAGCCGCCCGCATCGGCTACCCCGTCATGCTGAAAAGCACCGGCGGCGGCGGCGGCATCGGCATGTCCCTCATCCGCAAACCCGCCGAACTCGCCCCCGCCTTCGAATCCGTCGTCCGCCTCGCCAAAAACAATTTCAAGGACGGCGGTGTCTTCCTCGAGAAATTCGTCGAGCACGCCCGCCACATCGAAGTCCAGATCCTCGGCGATTCCCACGGTCACGTCGTCGCCCTCGGCGAACGCGACTGCTCCGTCCAACGCCGCAACCAAAAGGTCGTCGAAGAAACCCCCGCCCCCGGACTCACTGCCGACCAACGCACCGAACTCCTCGCCTGCGCCGCCCGCCTCGGCACCGCCGCCGGCTACACCAACGCCGGCACCGTCGAGTTCGTCTACGACAACGCCACCGGCCATTTCTACTTCCTCGAGGTCAACACCCGCCTCCAGGTCGAACATGGCGTCACCGAAGAAGTCACCGGCATCGACCTCGTCGAATGGATGATCCTCTCCGCCGCCGGCGAACTCGACCTCCGCAACTACGTTCCCTCCGCCACCGGCGCTTCCATCCAAGTCCGCCTCTACGCCGAGGACGCCGGCAAAAACTTTCAACCCGCCGCCGGCACGCTCACCGACGTCCACTTCCAGTCATCGGCGCGCATCGAAACCTGGGTCGAGACCGGCAGCGAAGTCTCCGCCTTCTACGACCCGATGATTGCCAAGATCATCGTCCGCGGCACCGACCGTGCCGACGCTCTCGCCCGCCTCGATTCCGCCCTCGCCGACACCCGCGTCTACGGACTCGAAACCAACCTTCCCTACCTCCGCCAGATCATCGCCAGCGAAGGTTTCCACACCGGCTCCGTCACAACCAAATACCTCAACGGCCTCCCCTTCGTCCCCTCCACCATCGAGGTCCTCGAAGGCGGCACGCAGACCACCGTCCAAGACTACCCAGGCCGCATCGGCTACTGGGACGTCGGCGTCCCGCCCTCCGGCCCGATGGACAACCTGTCCTTCCGCCTGGCCAACCGCCTCGTCGGTAACCCCGACACGGCAGCCGCCCTCGAACTCACCGTCAACGGCCCGTCCCTCCGCTTCAACACCGCCGCCGTCGTCGCCCTCACCGGTGCCCACATGCCCGCGACGCTCGATAACAAACCCGTCGCCCCCCACCGCGCCTTCCGCATCCGCGCCGGCCAAACCCTCCGCATCGGCTCCGTATCCGGCGCGGGACTACGCGCCTATCTTGCGATCCGCCACGGCCTCGACGTGCCCGACTACCTCGGCAGCAAGTCCACCTTCACCCTCGGCCTCTTCGGCGGACACTCCGGCCGCGCCCTCCGCACCGGCGACGTCCTCCGCGTCCACACCTCCACGCCCGGCGGCGTCACCACCGACGCCCCGCTTCTCCGCGCCCCCGCCGCCATCCAGCCACCCCTCACCCGCGAATGGTCGATCGGCGTCCTCTACGGCCCGCACGGCGCCCCCGACTTCTTCACCGAAGCCGACATCTCCGTCCTCCTCACCACCGCCTACGAAGTCCACTACAACTCCGCCCGCACCGGCGTCCGCCTCATCGGACCCAAACCCGAGTGGGCGCGCCGCGACGGCGGCGAAGCCGGCCTGCATCCGTCCAACATCCACGACAACGCCTACGCCATCGGCGCCGTAGATTTCACCGGCGACATGCCCATCATCCTCGGCCCCGACGGACCGAGCTGCGGCGGCTTCGTCTGCCCCTTCACGATCGTGCAAGCCGAGCTCTGGAAAATGGGCCAGCTCAAGCCCGGCGACAAAGTCCGCTTCGTTGCGCTCACCGCCCAACACGCCCGCGAACTCGCCTACGCCCAGGAATCCACCATCGAAACCCTCCGCCCCTCGCGAACCTCCAAGCCATTGTCTCGCGAAGGATACGAAGGAAGCGAAGGTTCAAACCAAAGTTCTAAAACTCCGAACCCTTCCTCCGAACCTTCGCTCCCTTCCCACCCTTCGCGAGACACCCCTCCGGAGCCCGCCGTCCTCCACGAACTCCCCGCACGCCCCACCGCGCCCGCCGCAGTCTATCGCCGCCAAGGCGACGCCAACCTCCTCATCGAATACGGCCCGCTCCAGCTCGACATCGCCATGCGCATGCGCGTCCACGCGCTGCAAACCTGGCTCGAACGCCACAAGGTCCCCGGCCTCATCGACCTCACCCCCGGCATCCGCTCCCTCCAGGTCCACTTCGATTACCGCCTGCTCCCCATGGAGCGCCTGCTCGAAATCCTCCTCCGCGCCGAAAGCGAACTCCCCGCCATCGACGACATCGAGGTCCCTTCGCGCATCGTCCACCTCCCGCTCTCCTGGGAAGACGAGTCCACCCTCCTCGCGATCCGCAAATACATGCAGATCGTCCGCAAGGATGCCCCGTGGTGCCCGAGCAACCTCGAGTTCATCCGCCGCATCAACGACCTCCCCAACCTCGAAGAAGTTTACCGCATCTGTTTCGACGCGAGCTACCTCGTCCTCGCCCTCGGCGACGTCTATCTCGGTGCCCCCGTGGCCACGCCCGTCGACCCGCGTCACCGCTTAGTCACTACAAAGTATAACCCCGCCCGCACGTGGACGCCCGAGAACGCCGTCGGCATCGGCGGCGCCTACCTCTGCATCTACGGCATGGAAGGCCCCGGCGGCTACCAATTCATCGGCCGCACCTGCCAGATGTGGAACCGCCACAAACAGACCGCCGACTTCACGGACGGAAAACCCTGGCTCCTCCGCTTCTTCGACCAAATCAAATTCTACCCTGTCTCCAACGCCGAGCTCACCCAGTTCCGCGAAGACTTCCCGCAAGGTCGCGTCAAACTTCGCATCGAAGAAACCACCTTCAAACTCCGCGACTACCAGCGCTTCCTTTCCGAAAACGAAGCTACCATCACCGCCTTCAAGACCCATCAGCAGCCCGCCTTCGAAGCCGAGCGCCAGCGCTGGATCGACTCCGGCCAGATCAACTTCTCCGCATCCGACGAATCCGCTTCCTCGCTCGACGAGTCCGCGATTCCCGAAGGCTGCGTCGCGCTCCCCGCCCACATCCCCGGCAACGTCTGGAAAATCCTCGTTTCCCCCAACGACACCGTGACCGAAGGCCAGCCGCTCGTGATCCTCGAATCCATGAAAATGGAAGTCACCGTCTCTGCGACCCGCGCCGGCGTGATCCGCGAAATCCGCTGCGCCGAAGGCCGCCCCGTCAACGCCGGCGAAACCCTCATCGTCCTCGAAGGCTAA
- a CDS encoding GxxExxY protein, whose product MNQEEIGKAILDAAFTVHTKLGPGLLESVYEAALVRELIKRGFTVERQKPILVHYDDELLEEVAFRADLIVNHLVLIELKSVSEVTDLFKKITYNYLRLIPLQLGFIINFNEAHLKNGITRIVNGAEGKPTFR is encoded by the coding sequence ATGAACCAAGAAGAAATCGGAAAAGCCATTCTCGACGCCGCCTTCACCGTGCACACCAAACTCGGCCCCGGTCTGCTTGAATCCGTATACGAAGCAGCCCTCGTCCGAGAACTCATCAAACGCGGATTCACCGTTGAGCGACAAAAGCCCATTCTCGTCCACTACGACGACGAACTTCTCGAAGAAGTCGCCTTTCGCGCCGATCTCATCGTCAACCACCTCGTCCTCATCGAGCTCAAGTCCGTCTCGGAGGTCACCGATCTCTTCAAAAAGATCACCTACAACTATCTTCGTCTCATCCCGCTCCAACTCGGCTTTATCATCAACTTCAACGAAGCCCATCTCAAAAACGGCATCACCCGCATAGTCAACGGAGCCGAAGGCAAGCCCACCTTCCGTTGA
- a CDS encoding urea amidolyase associated protein UAAP2 — protein sequence MSTLIYTESSLTPADAAYRHVIPAGDFWMHEIKAGQVLRILDLEGNQAADTLFYAAADFRERYSAQDTIRENGGIYLTTGTKLYSNELNVLAEITADTCGRHDTLGGACSCEANTLRYGHGTRHMHSCRQSFLLGLMTWPGSTFDLNKRDIPANINFFMNVPVTPEGGLQFADGVSSPGKYVEMTARMDIVALISNCPQLNNPCNGWNPTPVEVLIWNP from the coding sequence ATGAGCACGCTCATCTACACCGAATCTTCGCTCACTCCTGCCGACGCCGCCTACCGCCATGTCATCCCCGCCGGCGACTTCTGGATGCACGAAATCAAAGCCGGCCAAGTCCTCCGCATCCTCGACCTCGAAGGCAACCAGGCCGCCGACACCCTCTTCTACGCCGCCGCCGACTTCCGCGAACGCTACAGCGCCCAGGACACCATCCGCGAAAACGGCGGCATCTATCTCACCACCGGCACCAAGCTCTATTCCAACGAACTAAACGTCCTCGCCGAAATCACCGCCGACACCTGCGGACGCCACGACACCCTCGGCGGAGCCTGTTCCTGCGAAGCCAACACCCTCCGCTACGGCCACGGCACGCGCCACATGCACTCCTGCCGCCAGAGTTTTCTCCTCGGACTCATGACCTGGCCCGGCAGCACCTTCGACCTCAACAAACGCGACATCCCAGCGAACATAAACTTCTTCATGAACGTCCCGGTGACACCGGAGGGCGGCCTCCAATTCGCCGACGGCGTCTCCTCCCCCGGCAAATACGTCGAGATGACCGCCCGCATGGACATCGTGGCCCTCATCAGCAACTGCCCCCAACTCAACAACCCCTGCAACGGCTGGAACCCCACCCCCGTCGAAGTCCTCATCTGGAATCCCTGA
- a CDS encoding urea amidolyase associated protein UAAP1 — protein MPLLTPPAPSGTSFTTPRPTGPVPQPAPIPADRLLVEETIPGGSAVSFVVRRHTTLRLTALEAGANISFLCFNRAEPVDRYNMADTLKGQHTSKLTTGCMLYSDMARALFSITGDTLGWHDPLGGHDTAAHVEKKWGKKNYQTARNDWHRNSHDHFLIELSKHGLNARDLVPNINFFSKLSTDSDGRLSFVPNHSKAGDHLDLRAELDVLVILTTCHHPMDTRLAYGPAPIRLQLYRTDPPSATDYCRTYRPENERALYNSELFSL, from the coding sequence ATGCCGCTCCTTACGCCACCCGCTCCTTCCGGCACCTCCTTCACCACGCCGCGCCCGACCGGCCCGGTCCCGCAGCCCGCGCCCATTCCCGCCGACCGCCTGCTCGTCGAGGAAACCATTCCTGGCGGCTCCGCCGTGTCTTTCGTAGTCCGTCGCCACACCACGCTCCGCCTCACCGCCCTCGAAGCCGGTGCCAACATCTCCTTCCTCTGCTTCAACCGCGCAGAGCCCGTCGACCGCTACAACATGGCCGACACGCTCAAGGGCCAGCACACCTCCAAGCTCACCACGGGATGCATGCTCTACTCGGACATGGCCCGCGCCCTCTTCTCCATTACCGGCGACACCCTCGGCTGGCACGACCCGCTCGGCGGACACGACACCGCCGCCCACGTCGAAAAGAAATGGGGCAAGAAGAACTACCAGACCGCCCGCAACGACTGGCACCGCAACTCCCACGACCACTTCCTCATCGAGCTCTCCAAACACGGACTTAACGCCCGCGACCTCGTCCCCAACATCAACTTCTTCAGCAAGCTCTCCACCGACTCCGACGGACGCCTGAGCTTCGTCCCCAACCACTCCAAAGCCGGCGACCACCTCGACCTCCGCGCCGAGCTCGACGTCCTCGTGATCCTGACAACCTGTCACCACCCCATGGATACACGCCTCGCCTACGGCCCAGCTCCCATCCGACTCCAACTCTACCGCACCGACCCGCCCTCCGCTACCGACTACTGCCGCACCTACCGCCCCGAAAACGAGCGAGCCCTCTACAACTCCGAACTCTTCTCCCTCTGA
- the nikR gene encoding nickel-responsive transcriptional regulator NikR translates to MTAAAKKDRLARFSVSLPESLLDELDAMVQSRGYASRSQAVAALARDGLIENAARLGTESVAGTISLVYDHTTKGLQTRLAEIQHRHYLLVVSSMHVHLEHHNYMEVLLVQGKASDLQTLANELTTCRGVRTGKLNLTATTIPPLL, encoded by the coding sequence ATGACCGCCGCCGCCAAAAAAGACCGCCTCGCCCGCTTCAGCGTTTCGCTCCCCGAGAGCCTCCTCGATGAGCTCGACGCGATGGTGCAGAGCCGCGGCTATGCGAGCCGCTCCCAAGCCGTCGCCGCCCTCGCCCGAGACGGTCTCATCGAAAACGCCGCCCGCCTCGGCACCGAGTCCGTCGCCGGCACCATCAGCCTGGTTTACGACCACACCACCAAGGGCCTTCAAACCCGCCTGGCCGAGATTCAACACCGCCACTACCTGCTCGTCGTCTCCAGCATGCACGTTCACCTCGAGCACCATAATTACATGGAGGTCCTCCTCGTTCAGGGCAAAGCCTCCGACCTCCAGACCTTGGCCAATGAGCTGACCACCTGCCGCGGCGTCCGCACCGGCAAGCTCAACCTCACCGCCACCACCATCCCGCCTCTGCTTTAA
- the glnT gene encoding type III glutamate--ammonia ligase, whose amino-acid sequence MKSESEILALQGDLKSKGVKYVVGAYVDIHGVPKGKFVPIDHFAHFAHGSELYTGYALDGLGQSPNDDEIASLPDLDRGIILPWNKEVAWFPADNTFHGEPYDISTRVALKKVLADAASLGFGMNLGIECEVYVVKLGPDGKSLLMPNPDDRLNKACYDVQGFMDRYPWLNKVSTAINDLGWDLYSLDHEDANSQFEFDFNYSDALTMCDRYVFFRMMARHYAAEEGLLATFMPKPFADKTGNGAHFNMSLSDLATGANAFKCDPKDDPRGLGLTPVAYHFIAGILRHGPAICAAMAPTVNSYKRLVRRGLMSYFSWAPVFNSFGTNNRTNSVRVPMGGGRCESRNADSACNPYLAATLALAAGLEGIREKLDPGAPQEDNLYELSAEEFAKRNIQELPRTLDEAVKAFAADPWVTKVLGQGLRDEFIAYKSEEWRQYHQQVSAWEIDRYARMF is encoded by the coding sequence ATGAAATCCGAATCCGAAATCCTCGCCCTCCAAGGCGACCTCAAATCCAAAGGCGTCAAATACGTCGTCGGCGCCTACGTGGACATCCACGGCGTCCCCAAGGGCAAATTCGTCCCCATCGATCACTTTGCCCACTTCGCCCACGGCTCCGAACTCTACACCGGCTACGCCCTCGACGGCCTCGGCCAGTCCCCCAACGACGACGAAATCGCCTCCCTTCCCGACCTCGATCGCGGCATCATTTTGCCTTGGAACAAAGAGGTCGCCTGGTTCCCCGCCGACAACACGTTCCATGGTGAACCCTACGACATCAGCACACGCGTCGCGTTGAAAAAAGTCCTCGCCGACGCCGCCAGCCTCGGCTTCGGCATGAACCTCGGCATCGAGTGCGAAGTTTACGTCGTCAAGCTCGGCCCCGACGGCAAATCCCTCCTGATGCCCAACCCCGACGACCGCCTCAACAAGGCCTGCTACGACGTCCAGGGTTTTATGGATCGCTACCCTTGGCTCAACAAAGTCTCCACCGCCATCAACGACCTCGGCTGGGATCTCTACTCGCTCGACCACGAGGACGCCAACAGCCAGTTCGAATTCGATTTCAACTACAGCGACGCCCTCACCATGTGCGATCGCTACGTCTTCTTTCGCATGATGGCCCGCCACTACGCCGCCGAGGAAGGCCTCCTCGCCACCTTCATGCCCAAACCCTTCGCCGACAAAACCGGCAACGGCGCGCACTTCAACATGTCGCTCTCCGACCTCGCCACCGGCGCCAACGCCTTCAAGTGCGACCCGAAAGACGACCCGCGCGGACTCGGCCTCACACCCGTCGCCTACCACTTCATCGCCGGCATCCTCCGCCACGGCCCCGCCATCTGCGCCGCCATGGCTCCGACGGTGAACAGCTACAAGCGTCTCGTCCGCCGCGGACTCATGAGCTACTTCTCGTGGGCTCCCGTCTTCAACAGTTTCGGCACCAACAACCGCACCAACTCCGTCCGCGTCCCCATGGGCGGCGGACGCTGCGAAAGCCGCAACGCCGACTCCGCCTGCAACCCGTATCTCGCCGCCACCCTCGCCCTCGCCGCCGGCCTTGAAGGCATCCGCGAAAAACTCGATCCGGGCGCCCCGCAAGAGGACAACCTCTACGAACTCAGCGCCGAGGAATTCGCCAAGCGCAACATCCAGGAGCTGCCCCGCACGCTCGACGAAGCCGTCAAAGCCTTCGCCGCCGACCCGTGGGTCACGAAGGTCCTCGGCCAGGGTCTCCGCGACGAGTTCATCGCCTACAAATCCGAAGAGTGGCGCCAATACCACCAGCAGGTCAGCGCCTGGGAAATCGACCGCTACGCCCGCATGTTCTAA
- a CDS encoding creatininase family protein — protein MPSTRRRTRSPLLWSHLTWPEIGALIADGPRSAILPCGATEQHGPHLGTGMDTALATDVCAAVSAATGVPVLPSLSYGCSLGHSHRWPGTLALSPQTLIALVTDIGDWLWHAGIRRLFIVNSHVTNSAPLRCALEVLRARHDGFMIAVINTAEVSPRVRETFFADAADWHANQAETSLMLARASVLARPKLLATSDDPDRTTGLIFAHPVNRTSLNGVTGTPSRATVAQGNRLFAWIVADLTQTIRRALSENAPLDTPYFTNGPNPLVT, from the coding sequence ATGCCGTCCACCCGTCGCCGCACGCGCTCACCGCTTCTCTGGTCACACCTCACGTGGCCCGAGATCGGCGCGCTTATCGCCGACGGCCCTCGCTCCGCGATTCTCCCGTGCGGCGCCACTGAGCAACACGGTCCGCACCTCGGCACCGGCATGGACACCGCCCTCGCCACCGACGTCTGCGCCGCCGTTTCCGCCGCCACCGGCGTGCCTGTCCTTCCCTCGCTTTCCTACGGCTGTTCGCTCGGCCATTCCCACCGCTGGCCCGGCACGCTTGCCTTATCGCCGCAAACGTTGATCGCCCTCGTTACCGACATCGGCGACTGGCTCTGGCACGCCGGCATCCGCCGCCTGTTCATCGTCAACAGCCACGTCACCAACTCCGCCCCGCTCCGCTGCGCACTCGAAGTCCTGCGCGCCCGCCACGACGGCTTCATGATCGCTGTGATCAACACCGCCGAAGTCAGCCCGCGCGTCCGCGAAACCTTCTTCGCCGACGCAGCGGACTGGCACGCCAACCAAGCCGAGACGTCCCTTATGCTCGCCCGCGCTTCCGTCCTCGCGCGGCCCAAACTTCTCGCCACGTCGGACGACCCCGACCGCACCACGGGGCTCATTTTCGCGCACCCCGTCAACCGCACCAGTCTCAACGGCGTCACCGGCACGCCCTCGCGCGCGACCGTCGCGCAAGGCAACCGCCTCTTCGCCTGGATCGTCGCCGACCTCACGCAAACCATCCGCCGCGCCCTCTCCGAAAACGCCCCGCTCGACACCCCGTATTTCACCAACGGACCGAACCCACTTGTCACTTAA
- a CDS encoding ABC transporter ATP-binding protein: MSAPDSLPDYRTQSPEVAARFAKIKERPVVMEIENLGRQFPGEHGPVTALRDISLQIHRREFVCVIGPSGCGKSTLIRIIAGLDDPTSGRMLVDGKETSGPSPERGMVFQGYTLFPWLTVKKNVMFGLEMAGKSVSEAEGEARQWIDLVGLSKSADTFPHQLSGGMKQRVAIARALAPNPRVLLMDEPFGALDAQTRAQMQSHLLDIWRNVDVTILFITHDLDEAIFLADRIIVLKANPGEIQEVIEVNVPRPRTLGQLQSPEFQATRRRLDELIHPKLHATSEHLPIVRLTQVGDDVE; the protein is encoded by the coding sequence ATGAGCGCCCCCGATTCCCTTCCCGACTACCGCACGCAATCCCCCGAGGTCGCCGCGCGCTTTGCCAAAATCAAAGAGCGCCCCGTCGTCATGGAGATTGAAAACCTCGGCCGCCAATTCCCCGGCGAACACGGTCCCGTCACCGCCCTGCGCGACATCTCCCTGCAAATCCACCGACGCGAATTCGTCTGCGTGATCGGCCCTTCCGGCTGCGGCAAATCCACGCTCATCCGCATCATCGCCGGCCTCGATGATCCCACTTCCGGCCGCATGCTCGTGGACGGAAAAGAAACCTCCGGCCCGTCCCCCGAGCGCGGCATGGTCTTCCAAGGCTACACGCTCTTTCCGTGGCTCACCGTGAAGAAAAACGTGATGTTCGGCCTGGAAATGGCCGGCAAATCCGTGAGCGAGGCCGAGGGCGAAGCCCGCCAGTGGATCGACCTCGTCGGCCTCTCCAAATCCGCCGACACCTTCCCGCACCAACTCTCCGGCGGCATGAAACAACGCGTCGCCATCGCCCGCGCCCTCGCGCCCAATCCCCGCGTCCTCCTCATGGACGAACCGTTCGGCGCCCTCGACGCGCAAACCCGCGCGCAGATGCAGTCCCACCTGCTCGACATCTGGCGCAACGTTGACGTCACGATTCTTTTCATCACCCACGATCTCGACGAAGCCATCTTCCTCGCCGATCGCATCATCGTCCTCAAAGCCAACCCCGGCGAAATCCAAGAGGTCATCGAGGTCAACGTCCCGCGCCCCCGCACGCTCGGCCAGCTCCAATCACCCGAGTTCCAAGCCACCCGCCGCCGCCTCGACGAGTTGATCCACCCCAAACTCCACGCCACGTCCGAACACCTGCCCATCGTCCGTCTTACCCAAGTCGGCGACGACGTCGAATAA